In Rhodopirellula sp. P2, the DNA window ACGTCGCCCTCAGCGTCCCCACCGTGGTTGGCCGCGCCGGTGTCGTCGATCAACTCGAAATCGACCTGTGGCCCAAAGAAGTCCAAGGCCTCCGAGCCAGCGGCGCCGCCCTCCGCAAAACCCTCGACACCGTCTTGCCACGGATCAAGTGAAGTGCCCCAGGGGCGATGCCCCTGGCTTCGATAACACAGGCTCTTGGCCAGTCAACACGTTGGCCAAAGGCCAAACTCAACATAGCCAGCGGGCAACGCCCCTGGTCTCGCATCGCGTCCCCAAACGCTTTGGCTGACGGCCAAATTCATCGGTCGCCATCACTCCCAAACATATCGTTCGTCAAACGCAATCCCATACCGTTTGAGGAAATCGCGATATTCCTCTTGAAATGTCGTTGTTCGGTGATGCTCCTGCTGATTTTCGATGTACGCAACGACGCTTTCACGATGCGTCGGGGATACGGAGAAGATCCCATACCCGCGTTGCCAATAAAATTTGTCCAGATTGGGACGCAGCGTTTTCACGAACTTGGACGTCTCCCGTTTGACCTTCTCAACAAATTCTTTTGCCGGATGAAGCCGGCCCATATCAAACAAAACGTGAACATGATCGTCGACTCCTCCCACGACTACGAACGCGGCCCCCATCTCGCGTAGCACCGATGCCAGGTACGCATGGACTCGGTCACGGATATCGTCCTTTAGGAACGGGAATCGATTCTTGGTGCTAAAGATCAAATGAGCGTAGAGCTGAGACAATGACTGGGGCATCGTGGTCTCCGTTGTTCGATTGAATTCGGCCGTTGGCCAGAGTAGCCGATCAACTGTCAACTTAGCCGATCACAATTCCGTGATGTTGTGAGAAGCAGAAGGGTGATGCCCCACAACGTATGCCGGGCGGCCCGGTTGATTTTGGCCGTTGGCCAAACCGATCGATGATGGTTCGTGTCCCAGGGGCGATGCCCCTGGCTTCGATGACACTGGCCGTTGGCCAGTCAACACGTTGGGCAAAGGGCAAACTCAACATAGCCAGCGAGCAACGCCCCTGGTCTTGCAACGCGTCCCCAAACGCTTTGGCCAACGGCCAAAATCATCCGACTCATGGCTCATAAACATATCGTTCGCCAATAGTCGACGACGGGGCCGTCGAAACGGAACCACGCCCCCCACCGCTCACGGCATCAACCGGTGGAACGCCAACCCGCTCAGCAACTTGGGATAGAAGTAGGTGCTCTTCGCCGGCATGCGTTCGTGATTCAAGCTGATCATCTCGACGTCCGACACCGTCGCTGGCATCACCAGCGCCGCAAAGGCGTATTCCCCCTCGCCTTCTGATTCCGCGGCTTGCGACTCACCTTTCAATCCCGCGAGCACATCCCTGATCTCGTGGACATAAGTTGGCTTGGGATGATTCGATTCCCCCAAGCAATCCTCCAGCACCAATTGGTGCAACAAGCTGACTCCCAGCGATCGCCATGTCTCACTTCGGTCGCCGGCAAGCTCCGACATGCGAGCCATCGCTTTCTCGTTTGCGTTGGCCATGACCCACGTCTCGTCTTCCGCGGCAAACAACGCCATCAAGCTTTGACGGTCCGCCAACTGAATTCGTGTCCAAGCGTCGGGTGCCGCGGACATGCCACCACTCAGCGTTTCGCAATCAAATCGATCGCCAAGTCGTTCGATCAATTCCTCGGACCGCAGCGGACGAATGCCGCGAATCAATCGGTGAGTCGGCAGCACGACCAGTCCCGGATCACTCATGCCGACCAACATGGTCATCACGAAGTTCACTGGATGATCCGGGGCGATCCCACCGGTTTGCTCGGCGACGAAGTCTCGGTAGTCACACGCGGTTTCGTATCGATGATGTCCGTCCGCCACAAACATTGGCTTGTCCGCCAACAATTGACTGGCCGTCGTGATCGCATTCGGATCGGTGATGGGCCAAAGGGTGTGGACCACGCCCGCGTCATCAGTGGCTTCGATCGGCGTGACATCGTTCTTGGCAGCTTCCAAGCATTCAATCACAGCGTTGTCGTCGTCAGGATACAAACCAAAGATCGGGCTGTTGTTTTGCTCGGTTGCCTTCAACAACTTCAGACGATCCACTTTCGCCTTTGGGTGCGTTTCCTCGTGCGGGTGAATATTGCCTTTCCCAAAGGGCTCCAATCGAACTCGCCCCATGAACCCGCGCCGCGTGACAGTCTTGGACTCACCATCCACGTCGGAGGTCACAAATGCTTGATGATAGAGATAGAACCCCGGTTCGTCGTCCTGCTTCAGCACACCCTCGCGAATCCACTGTTTGACGAAACCTGACGCCCGTGAGTAGGTCTCGTCAATCTCGTCGCCAGGTTCCTCGCGATTCAGGATCACGCGGATCACGTTGGATGGGTGACGCTTGTAGAGCACGTCCTGGTACTCTGCATCAATGACGTCATAGGGCGGCGCGACCACTTCGGAAAGCGACCGAATGTGATCCAGGTTGTAACGCAAGGCGGCAAACGGTGTGACTTCAGGCATAACAAGCTCCGATGCAGAACAACGTTTCTAAGCGGATAAGCAGGCGTCACTTGGCATTGGAACTGTTTGGGCGAACGCCACTGTTCTCACGTACAACCGGGGCGAACGCCCAAACGGCTCACATGGTTTCTCCAGATCGTTCCTGCCCACCTGCTTCGTCCAAGTCAATTTGCAAACATTCGTGGCCTGAAGATCACGCCAGCGAGTTTGAGATCACATCAACAACCCAGCCGTTTCCGGCAATCCAAACATCACATTCATGTTTTGAACGGCGGCGCCGCTGGCGCCCTTCGTGAGGTTGTCGATGGCACAGACGATGACGGCACGCTTGCCCGAAGGACGCACCGAAATCTGAACGTGGTTGGTCCCTGCGACATACTTCGTCGCGGGCAAATGATCGACCACATGGACACAAGGTTGGTCGGAGTAAGTGTCTCGCAACAAACTCATCATCGCACGGACAGCCTCCTCCACCGAGCCAGCCTTGCCCGCCGGCTTCACATAGATCGTCGACAGAATGCCGCGATCCATCGGCGTCAGGTGCGGTGTGAACATCACCTCAATGGGTGCCCCCGCGATCCGTTCGACGAGGTCTGCGATTTCGGGTGCATGACGGTGAGTTCCCACCGCGTACGCTGAGATCGATTCATTGGTCTCACAGTAAAGTGTTCCCAGTTTCGGCGAACGGCCGGCGCCCGAAACGCCCGATTTACTGTCGACGATGATGTCGTCTGTTTCGATCAATCCCGCCTTCACAAGCGGCGCCAGCGGCATGATCGCGGAGGTGGGATAGCACCCTGGGTTGGCGACGATATCAGCGCTGCGAATTTCGTCCGCGAAGAACTCCGGCATGCCGTAGACGACGTTGCCGATTCGCTCCGGCCATGGGTGTTTGACACCGTACCAGTGCTCGTAGGTTTCCAAGCTCGACAGCCGGAAGTCGGCGCTGAAGTCGATGACTCGCATGCCAGCCGCGGCCAATTGTTTCACGCTTTCCGCAGAAGCCCCGTGAGGCAAGCAGCACATCGCCACATCCGCCGACTTCGCGATCACGTCGGCGTCGAGCGGTTGCAGGGTCACGTCGCAGCGACCGGCCAGCA includes these proteins:
- the tnpA gene encoding IS200/IS605 family transposase, yielding MPQSLSQLYAHLIFSTKNRFPFLKDDIRDRVHAYLASVLREMGAAFVVVGGVDDHVHVLFDMGRLHPAKEFVEKVKRETSKFVKTLRPNLDKFYWQRGYGIFSVSPTHRESVVAYIENQQEHHRTTTFQEEYRDFLKRYGIAFDERYVWE
- the argC gene encoding N-acetyl-gamma-glutamyl-phosphate reductase, which codes for MSSSDLRVALIGSTGYTALEVARLLLTHPSAELVVATSRQDEGKPLSEIHPMLAGRCDVTLQPLDADVIAKSADVAMCCLPHGASAESVKQLAAAGMRVIDFSADFRLSSLETYEHWYGVKHPWPERIGNVVYGMPEFFADEIRSADIVANPGCYPTSAIMPLAPLVKAGLIETDDIIVDSKSGVSGAGRSPKLGTLYCETNESISAYAVGTHRHAPEIADLVERIAGAPIEVMFTPHLTPMDRGILSTIYVKPAGKAGSVEEAVRAMMSLLRDTYSDQPCVHVVDHLPATKYVAGTNHVQISVRPSGKRAVIVCAIDNLTKGASGAAVQNMNVMFGLPETAGLLM
- a CDS encoding DUF1015 domain-containing protein, which translates into the protein MPEVTPFAALRYNLDHIRSLSEVVAPPYDVIDAEYQDVLYKRHPSNVIRVILNREEPGDEIDETYSRASGFVKQWIREGVLKQDDEPGFYLYHQAFVTSDVDGESKTVTRRGFMGRVRLEPFGKGNIHPHEETHPKAKVDRLKLLKATEQNNSPIFGLYPDDDNAVIECLEAAKNDVTPIEATDDAGVVHTLWPITDPNAITTASQLLADKPMFVADGHHRYETACDYRDFVAEQTGGIAPDHPVNFVMTMLVGMSDPGLVVLPTHRLIRGIRPLRSEELIERLGDRFDCETLSGGMSAAPDAWTRIQLADRQSLMALFAAEDETWVMANANEKAMARMSELAGDRSETWRSLGVSLLHQLVLEDCLGESNHPKPTYVHEIRDVLAGLKGESQAAESEGEGEYAFAALVMPATVSDVEMISLNHERMPAKSTYFYPKLLSGLAFHRLMP